In Gemmata obscuriglobus, a single genomic region encodes these proteins:
- a CDS encoding flagellin, with the protein MALSVVNNGASLNAQANLSKTNSALSKSLERLSTGLKINRGADGPAGLVISEQQRAQIAGLQTAIANTNKAVSLVQTGEGALNEISSLLTKIRSLALDSANAGVNDATALAANQAEIANALGTITQIATTTQFGSKKLLDGSASLGASTAVANIGVAVDPTAVAGDYNINITQSARRANVVGSANFTAFTNGTLNGVVAAADVTAVTGGFTVDARDNVGAASAAGDDLQVTGNYTGVTNRTYTVEVLSGGDIGTNVVNLKVTDTSTNTFKNISIPTTYTSGDLITDPVLQGLQLKFTTGDTYTANDVYTFEAQGTGKLTLNGTDIALNGNNAGSLTDAIATINSYTGTTGVRASVDPTNSARIAFSSATYGTGGDFTIRTDTFTETKLGLNSAGNFDTTTVSTTGAAANGVTGGREATGTISNDGGITTSTLQIDGNVASGFGLAITLKDDPASTTFTSAAPTTGTITVADNGLVFQIGANAGQTSNLRFSDVRATALAQNLVGNQFSSLAAVDVTTASGAQDTLKAVDQAIADISALRGKLGAFQTNTLESNANNLQSTLENTTAAESVVRDTDFAEEIATFTRLQTQLQAGATVLGNANQTTQLVAQLLRG; encoded by the coding sequence ATGGCTCTGTCCGTCGTCAACAACGGCGCCTCTCTCAACGCCCAGGCGAACCTGAGCAAGACCAACTCGGCCCTGTCGAAGTCGCTCGAGCGGCTCTCGACCGGTCTGAAAATCAACCGCGGTGCGGACGGCCCCGCCGGCCTCGTGATCTCCGAGCAGCAGCGTGCCCAGATCGCCGGTCTCCAGACCGCGATCGCCAACACCAACAAGGCCGTGTCCCTGGTGCAGACCGGCGAAGGCGCGCTGAACGAAATCAGCTCGCTGCTCACCAAGATCCGCAGCCTGGCCCTCGACTCGGCCAACGCCGGCGTGAACGACGCGACCGCCCTGGCCGCGAACCAGGCCGAAATCGCGAACGCCCTCGGGACCATCACCCAGATCGCCACGACCACCCAGTTCGGTAGCAAGAAGCTGCTCGACGGCAGCGCGTCGCTGGGGGCTAGCACCGCGGTCGCGAACATCGGCGTGGCGGTCGACCCGACCGCGGTCGCCGGCGACTACAACATCAACATCACCCAGTCGGCCCGCCGGGCCAACGTGGTGGGTAGTGCGAACTTCACCGCCTTCACGAACGGCACCCTGAACGGCGTCGTGGCGGCGGCCGACGTGACCGCGGTCACCGGCGGGTTCACCGTTGACGCCCGCGACAACGTGGGTGCGGCGTCCGCGGCCGGCGACGACCTTCAGGTGACCGGGAACTACACCGGGGTCACCAACCGCACCTACACGGTCGAAGTCCTCTCCGGCGGTGACATCGGGACCAACGTCGTCAACCTCAAGGTGACCGACACCTCGACCAACACGTTCAAGAACATCTCGATCCCGACGACCTACACGTCGGGCGACCTGATCACCGATCCGGTCCTCCAGGGCCTGCAACTGAAGTTCACGACCGGCGACACGTACACCGCCAACGACGTGTACACGTTCGAGGCACAGGGGACCGGCAAGCTGACGCTCAACGGGACCGACATCGCCCTGAACGGTAACAACGCCGGCAGCCTGACCGACGCGATCGCCACGATCAACTCGTACACCGGCACGACCGGGGTGCGGGCCTCGGTGGACCCGACCAACTCCGCCCGGATCGCGTTCTCCTCGGCCACCTACGGGACCGGCGGCGACTTCACGATCCGCACCGACACGTTCACGGAGACGAAGCTCGGGTTGAACTCCGCCGGGAACTTCGACACCACCACGGTGTCCACGACCGGGGCCGCGGCGAACGGGGTGACGGGCGGGCGGGAAGCGACCGGCACGATCTCCAACGACGGCGGGATCACCACCAGCACGTTGCAGATCGACGGCAACGTCGCCAGCGGGTTCGGCCTGGCGATCACCCTCAAGGACGACCCGGCGTCCACGACCTTCACGTCGGCCGCCCCGACCACGGGCACCATCACGGTGGCCGACAACGGCCTGGTGTTCCAGATCGGTGCGAACGCGGGCCAGACTTCGAACCTGCGGTTCAGCGACGTGCGGGCCACGGCCCTGGCCCAGAACTTGGTCGGCAACCAGTTCAGCAGCTTGGCAGCGGTTGATGTGACCACCGCGTCGGGCGCCCAGGACACGCTCAAGGCGGTCGACCAAGCGATCGCGGACATCTCGGCCCTTCGCGGTAAGCTGGGTGCGTTCCAGACCAACACCCTGGAGTCGAACGCCAACAACCTCCAGAGCACCCTGGAGAACACGACGGCGGCCGAGTCGGTGGTCCGTGACACCGACTTCGCGGAAGAGATCGCGACCTTCACCCGCCTCCAGACCCAGCTCCAGGCCGGGGCGACGGTGCTCGGCAACGCCAACCAGACGACCCAGCTCGTCGCCCAGCTCCTCCGGGGCTAA
- a CDS encoding tetratricopeptide repeat protein, with amino-acid sequence MSDSSASLPSPEVPADGASAQPAAPRPRRGLIRRLVTPAIVLACVTGGAALSQQLRPKPAPETAEPHTDADAPPAPDAHPAPNAPPTPADRATAGRVNNSIRAASYSYALKLIRGAAPGAFGDEHQAAYREGLCLEGLNRLKEADAAYQKAEQDPNVGGWARATLGRARCAIDAGTLTEARALMDRVLLRSGHQECRGSKFREEVAYLRARVCVLELGSPAPLDPLNAGALAWPAMQVEPDVYLDWLASAESAASPSPDTGRDVVEVHADKDPQNPTVTLRLAKQPALDAVHALASAAQLEVSEDDTVAKLLADPVGPVEVERLPLGVVLTALTERARVKWEIKGRELLLAPAPYGTGPELTVQALRQALEVAAEHPAAAPMRVTLANLDARAGRFRVATLGYRQVFETVGHAPAAPHAAYNLGLMEMKAGNRKSAVARFFEVIDRAPGTTFAEFAWCWIGRSHLEDDAPEAARRAYVTAYNGNNKEAVSAAALGVCMCDLLTGNEGAVRELMADAKLSTREPHAMITNYYTALLRYRTAPSESRKELLFRAIDAADEGRALGPGGVYLTGRVYTELGLTREMCSLYEREVETARGPLALRMLYEVAERYDRLDARSAARARYLSVAAVDQYGLRARAELRLAALDARDGNGEDAVRRCWVLTKSKDVPLEDVLRVMGHGYELQGMYRAAADCFAGRLPE; translated from the coding sequence ATGAGCGACTCCTCCGCCTCCCTCCCCTCCCCCGAAGTGCCGGCCGACGGCGCCAGCGCCCAGCCCGCCGCCCCGCGACCGCGCCGCGGTTTGATCCGTCGGCTCGTGACTCCGGCCATCGTACTGGCGTGCGTCACCGGTGGCGCGGCCCTGAGCCAGCAGCTCCGCCCCAAACCGGCCCCCGAAACCGCGGAGCCGCACACCGACGCGGACGCGCCCCCCGCCCCGGACGCGCATCCCGCCCCGAACGCGCCCCCCACCCCGGCGGATCGGGCAACCGCGGGTCGGGTCAACAACAGCATCCGCGCCGCGAGCTACTCATACGCGCTCAAGCTGATCCGGGGTGCGGCACCGGGCGCGTTCGGCGACGAGCACCAGGCCGCGTATCGCGAGGGGCTGTGCCTGGAAGGGCTCAACCGGTTAAAGGAGGCCGACGCGGCGTACCAGAAGGCCGAACAGGACCCCAACGTGGGCGGGTGGGCGCGGGCCACGCTCGGCCGCGCCCGCTGCGCGATCGACGCGGGCACGCTGACCGAAGCGCGCGCGCTGATGGACCGCGTGCTGCTCCGCTCCGGCCACCAGGAGTGCCGGGGCAGCAAGTTCCGCGAAGAGGTCGCTTACCTGCGTGCCCGCGTGTGCGTTCTGGAACTCGGGTCCCCTGCCCCGCTGGACCCGCTCAACGCCGGCGCGCTCGCCTGGCCGGCCATGCAGGTGGAACCCGATGTGTACCTCGATTGGCTCGCCAGCGCGGAGTCGGCCGCCAGCCCGAGTCCGGACACCGGGCGCGACGTGGTCGAGGTCCACGCCGACAAGGACCCGCAAAACCCGACCGTCACGCTGCGGCTCGCGAAGCAACCCGCCCTGGACGCGGTCCACGCGCTGGCGTCGGCCGCACAACTGGAAGTGTCGGAAGATGACACGGTTGCAAAACTGCTCGCCGATCCGGTCGGCCCGGTCGAGGTCGAGCGGTTGCCGCTCGGTGTCGTGCTGACCGCGCTGACCGAGCGGGCGCGCGTGAAATGGGAGATTAAAGGGCGCGAACTGCTCCTCGCGCCGGCGCCGTACGGTACTGGGCCGGAACTCACCGTGCAGGCGCTGCGCCAAGCACTTGAAGTGGCGGCGGAGCACCCGGCCGCGGCCCCGATGCGGGTGACGCTCGCCAACTTGGACGCTCGGGCGGGCCGGTTCCGGGTCGCGACCCTGGGGTACCGACAGGTGTTCGAGACCGTCGGGCACGCGCCCGCGGCCCCGCACGCGGCGTACAACCTCGGGCTGATGGAAATGAAGGCCGGGAACCGTAAGAGCGCGGTGGCCCGGTTCTTTGAGGTGATCGACCGGGCTCCCGGCACGACCTTCGCGGAGTTCGCGTGGTGCTGGATCGGCCGCTCGCACCTTGAGGACGATGCCCCCGAGGCGGCCCGCCGGGCTTACGTGACGGCGTACAACGGCAACAACAAGGAGGCCGTTTCCGCGGCCGCGCTGGGCGTGTGTATGTGCGACCTGCTCACCGGCAACGAGGGCGCGGTGCGGGAGCTGATGGCGGACGCCAAGCTCAGCACCCGCGAGCCGCACGCGATGATCACGAACTACTACACGGCGCTGCTCCGGTACCGCACCGCCCCGAGCGAGAGCCGCAAAGAGCTGTTGTTCCGGGCGATCGATGCCGCGGACGAGGGTCGTGCCTTGGGGCCGGGCGGGGTGTACCTCACGGGCCGCGTGTACACCGAACTCGGGCTCACACGGGAAATGTGCTCGCTGTACGAGCGCGAGGTCGAAACGGCCCGCGGCCCGCTCGCACTCCGGATGCTGTACGAAGTGGCGGAGCGGTACGACCGGCTCGACGCCCGGTCCGCAGCCCGTGCTCGGTACCTTTCGGTGGCCGCAGTGGACCAGTACGGCCTGCGCGCGCGGGCCGAGTTGCGGCTGGCCGCGCTCGACGCCCGCGACGGGAACGGGGAAGACGCCGTCCGCCGCTGCTGGGTGCTGACGAAGAGCAAGGACGTGCCGCTCGAGGATGTGCTCCGTGTCATGGGGCACGGGTACGAGTTGCAAGGCATGTACCGCGCCGCGGCGGACTGCTTCGCCGGGCGACTGCCGGAGTAA
- the mutS gene encoding DNA mismatch repair protein MutS → MMQQYHDAKNQHPGMIVLFRNGDFYELFEDDAELGSRVLGITLTKRDGSIPMAGVPVHKLEHYLGLLLRAGHRVAVCEQMEDPDPKKKIIHREVNRIVTPGTVTDDGLLDPRAPNHLVAVAPGKPGFFGLAWVDLSTGHFAATDVPAPRLQDELSRLSAVECLYAEGLTNAVSQAAGTYLPKSRVARPDWTFDPATALAALKTHFAVGTLTGFGFDDAQSCLVAAGAVVIYLQETLKASLQHIRRLRPHRPDALLTLDEVTRRSLELTRTLRDNQRDGSLLSVLDRTVTPMGARLLHDSVLAPLTDATAISARLDAVEELLKDHALRQSVRDQLDACSDMQRLTTRVSTAKAGPRDLAAIARTLRHLPAVKAKLTGRRSKLLQDLEKRLELCPDIRELLDKAIEDDPPHIAKEGGVIRPGFSAELDELRALTTDGKNWIARYQAQEITRTGIGSLKVGYNEIDGYYLEITNANETKTPPEYKHQKTLKNAKRYYTPALREYEEKVVTAQDKSRALELQLFVTLRDQVAVQTPRLLNTAEVLAALDMLAALAELAAARNYVRPAFVEEPVLDIRDGRHPVLDQILPPGTFVPNDVAFGPDDGMFWLVTGPNMAGKSTFLRQAALITLMAHVGSFVPAKSAKVGLTDRIFTRVGASDELSRGQSTFMVEMTEAANILNNATARSLVILDEIGRGTSTYDGVSLAWAMTEYLHDTLACRTLFATHYHELAQLAASLPRLRNYNVLVRELADEIVFLHKIAPGNAERSYGIHVARLAGVPGSVLARATAVLGTLEKGHDLSNVPAAPVAAPDVTRPIPLPTPATPPRIEPPKPKIVQPPEAPRRKSKPQAATGPSLFGDGDDVPF, encoded by the coding sequence ATGATGCAGCAGTACCACGACGCGAAGAACCAGCACCCGGGCATGATCGTCCTGTTCCGCAACGGCGACTTCTACGAACTGTTCGAGGACGACGCGGAACTGGGGTCGCGGGTGCTCGGCATCACGCTCACCAAGCGCGACGGCTCGATCCCGATGGCCGGGGTGCCGGTCCACAAGCTCGAACACTACCTCGGGCTGCTGCTCCGGGCCGGCCACCGCGTCGCGGTGTGCGAGCAGATGGAGGACCCGGACCCCAAGAAGAAGATCATCCACCGCGAGGTGAACCGGATCGTCACCCCCGGTACGGTGACCGACGACGGGTTGCTCGACCCCCGCGCGCCGAACCATCTTGTTGCCGTTGCGCCCGGCAAGCCCGGGTTCTTTGGCCTCGCGTGGGTGGATCTCTCCACCGGCCATTTTGCGGCTACCGACGTTCCGGCGCCGCGCCTCCAAGACGAACTGTCCCGGCTAAGTGCCGTCGAGTGCCTGTACGCCGAAGGGCTGACGAACGCCGTCTCGCAGGCGGCGGGCACGTACCTGCCGAAGAGTCGCGTGGCCCGTCCGGACTGGACGTTCGACCCGGCTACCGCGCTGGCGGCGCTCAAAACGCATTTCGCGGTCGGCACGCTCACCGGCTTCGGCTTCGACGACGCACAGTCATGCCTCGTCGCTGCGGGTGCGGTCGTGATCTACCTTCAGGAAACGCTCAAGGCGAGCCTCCAACACATCCGCCGGCTGCGCCCGCACCGCCCCGATGCCCTGCTCACCCTCGACGAGGTCACCCGGCGCAGCCTGGAGCTGACCCGCACCCTGCGCGACAACCAGCGCGACGGCTCCCTGCTCTCGGTGCTCGACCGGACCGTCACCCCGATGGGCGCCCGGCTCCTGCACGACAGCGTTCTGGCCCCCCTCACGGACGCGACCGCAATCAGCGCCCGCCTTGATGCGGTGGAAGAACTTCTGAAGGATCACGCGCTCCGGCAGTCCGTGCGCGACCAGCTCGACGCGTGCTCCGACATGCAGCGCCTCACCACGCGCGTATCCACGGCGAAGGCGGGGCCGCGCGACCTGGCCGCGATCGCCCGCACCCTGCGCCACCTCCCCGCGGTGAAGGCCAAGCTCACCGGCCGGCGGTCGAAGCTGCTGCAAGACCTCGAAAAGCGACTCGAGCTGTGCCCCGACATCCGCGAGTTGCTGGATAAGGCGATTGAGGACGATCCGCCGCACATCGCCAAAGAGGGCGGCGTGATCCGCCCCGGGTTCAGCGCCGAACTCGACGAGCTTCGCGCCCTCACCACAGACGGGAAGAACTGGATCGCCCGCTACCAGGCGCAGGAGATCACACGCACGGGCATCGGCAGCCTGAAGGTCGGCTACAACGAGATCGACGGCTACTACCTCGAAATCACCAACGCGAACGAGACGAAAACGCCGCCGGAGTACAAGCACCAGAAGACGCTCAAGAACGCGAAGCGGTACTACACGCCGGCCCTCCGCGAGTACGAGGAGAAGGTCGTCACCGCGCAGGACAAGAGCCGCGCGCTGGAACTCCAGCTCTTCGTGACGCTGCGGGACCAAGTCGCGGTCCAGACGCCGCGGTTGCTGAACACCGCAGAGGTGCTCGCGGCGCTCGACATGCTGGCGGCGCTGGCGGAACTGGCGGCGGCTCGGAACTACGTGCGCCCGGCGTTCGTGGAGGAACCCGTTCTCGACATTCGGGACGGCCGGCACCCGGTTCTTGACCAGATCCTGCCGCCTGGCACGTTCGTGCCCAACGACGTCGCGTTCGGCCCCGACGACGGCATGTTCTGGCTCGTCACCGGGCCGAACATGGCCGGCAAATCGACGTTCCTACGCCAGGCGGCGCTCATCACCTTGATGGCGCACGTCGGGAGCTTCGTACCCGCGAAGAGCGCGAAGGTGGGGCTGACCGACCGCATCTTCACCCGCGTCGGCGCGAGCGACGAGTTGAGCCGCGGGCAGTCCACGTTCATGGTGGAAATGACCGAAGCCGCCAACATCCTGAACAACGCGACGGCGCGGAGCCTGGTCATTCTCGACGAGATCGGCCGCGGGACGAGTACATACGACGGCGTTTCGCTGGCGTGGGCGATGACCGAGTACCTGCACGACACGCTCGCGTGCCGCACACTGTTCGCGACGCACTACCACGAACTGGCTCAGCTCGCGGCGTCGCTGCCCCGGCTCCGGAACTACAACGTGCTGGTGCGCGAGCTGGCCGACGAGATCGTCTTCTTGCACAAGATCGCGCCGGGGAACGCGGAGCGCAGCTACGGCATCCACGTCGCGCGGCTGGCGGGAGTTCCGGGGAGCGTACTCGCCCGCGCGACCGCCGTGCTCGGAACGCTGGAGAAAGGCCACGACCTGTCGAACGTGCCGGCAGCGCCCGTCGCCGCGCCCGATGTGACGAGACCTATCCCCCTACCGACCCCGGCGACACCGCCGCGGATCGAGCCGCCGAAGCCGAAGATCGTTCAGCCGCCCGAGGCGCCGCGGCGCAAGTCCAAGCCCCAAGCGGCGACCGGCCCGAGCCTGTTCGGGGACGGCGACGACGTGCCGTTCTGA
- a CDS encoding SMI1/KNR4 family protein: MNERLRQLLVAAWHACPEEERHPPAAEGDLRAFEVEFGTIPPAFREYLTVCGGRVGGDGEWIDGLPELADSHRQFRADNEFWHMRGVFIIGWDGGGNPFGIELSSGRVLVEDHDFGGIHEMAPSFPAFLAAGLSPNAEPGAAPDTAG, translated from the coding sequence GTGAACGAGCGACTGCGGCAACTCCTTGTCGCGGCGTGGCACGCCTGCCCTGAGGAGGAACGCCACCCGCCGGCCGCCGAGGGCGACCTGCGGGCGTTCGAGGTCGAGTTCGGGACGATCCCGCCAGCGTTCCGCGAGTACCTGACGGTGTGCGGCGGGCGCGTGGGCGGTGACGGCGAGTGGATCGACGGGCTGCCCGAGTTGGCCGATTCGCACCGCCAGTTCCGAGCGGACAACGAGTTCTGGCACATGCGAGGAGTGTTCATCATCGGTTGGGATGGCGGCGGCAACCCGTTCGGCATCGAGCTCTCGTCCGGGCGAGTGCTGGTCGAGGATCACGACTTTGGCGGCATCCACGAGATGGCCCCTTCGTTCCCCGCGTTCCTGGCCGCCGGGTTATCCCCAAACGCCGAACCCGGCGCTGCACCTGACACCGCCGGCTGA
- a CDS encoding winged helix-turn-helix domain-containing protein, translating to MSRPIGTPVELERRRQQAVQAVADGPARQTVATVLGVHVKTVSRWVRAARTPGGVAAKVHPGPTPGLTDDDLKRLAELLLQGAKAHGWHNQLWTAARVARLIEHEFHIRYHPEHVREILKRRLGWTSQKPRRKARERNDKEVARWVGDEGCPWVHDTVCKLGYHDRPRLEEITAVRATQVVGGDQVWHAPITLVPKSQRIRRTWTGWPKRWSRGCSDPMGRRGARRSRNSKNWSSSWAKRCHANCSAKLSRNKRPAPYPPRDNNARGADRRHHPVIPNHASSPRGSGKRSGANRRPTAPPAGCPSGFWHL from the coding sequence ATGAGCAGACCCATCGGAACGCCTGTCGAACTGGAACGCCGCCGTCAGCAGGCGGTACAAGCTGTTGCGGACGGTCCGGCCCGCCAGACGGTCGCGACGGTCCTGGGGGTTCACGTCAAGACCGTGTCCCGCTGGGTCCGGGCCGCACGCACGCCCGGCGGCGTGGCGGCCAAGGTCCACCCGGGTCCGACCCCAGGCCTGACGGACGACGACCTCAAGCGATTGGCCGAGTTGCTGCTCCAAGGGGCCAAGGCCCACGGGTGGCACAACCAGCTCTGGACGGCGGCACGGGTTGCCCGGTTGATCGAGCACGAGTTCCACATCCGGTACCACCCGGAACACGTCCGGGAGATCCTCAAGCGGCGGCTCGGGTGGACCAGCCAGAAGCCCCGCCGGAAGGCCCGGGAGCGAAACGACAAGGAGGTGGCGAGGTGGGTCGGTGACGAGGGGTGCCCCTGGGTCCACGACACGGTTTGCAAGTTGGGGTATCATGATAGACCGCGGCTCGAAGAAATAACGGCCGTGCGAGCCACACAAGTCGTTGGTGGAGATCAGGTATGGCACGCCCCAATAACGCTCGTCCCGAAGTCGCAGCGAATAAGGCGTACCTGGACGGGGTGGCCAAAACGTTGGTCGAGAGGCTGTTCGGACCCGATGGGCCGCCGTGGGGCACGACGTTCGAGGAACTCGAAGAACTGGTCGTCCAGTTGGGCCAAACGGTGTCACGCGAACTGCTCCGCCAAGCTCTCCAGAAACAAGCGGCCGGCACCATACCCGCCGAGAGACAACAATGCCCGGGGTGCCGACAGACGCCATCACCCGGTGATCCCGAACCACGCATCCTCACCACGCGGGTCGGGGAAGCGGAGTGGAGCGAACCGTCGGCCTACTGCACCGCCTGCCGGGTGCCCCTCTGGATTTTGGCATTTGTGA
- a CDS encoding ISKra4 family transposase: protein MREACTRSRAQTVADHTRCRLGFTDREGRAKRGRARTCAKTHPGRSKGPHTRTVVTAVGPIELERRYFHCPTCGQGEFGADRGLGLSGYVTPGACRMAVLLGVQQSFAKAEVTLAEVVGWELDDNTIRQLCHATAAQATATRQHRSTAEVFTRAQAAARTERPVDSELHIDAGKVNTVEDGWRDLKMAVFARRERSAPTTAMDWEGRDLPTPLARSVIAAVEEASLFGKRCHDEATRLEWTDSSQMTVLGDGAEWLWNVSEQHFRDATQVLDFWHGAEYLASGAKAVFGPGVQAATAFVRGKSKLLEDGYPGLVDWIGELTGQMPAGGDGAALGGVLNYFCGQQGRLNYAVRLRRGQSIGSGLVEGTVKQLLNIRMKQTGARWNLGHVAPFVELGALAAGPEWKGFWENQ from the coding sequence CTGCGAGAAGCATGCACTCGATCAAGGGCGCAAACTGTTGCGGACCACACTCGGTGCCGCCTTGGGTTCACGGATCGAGAAGGACGAGCAAAAAGGGGGCGCGCCCGCACCTGCGCGAAGACGCACCCCGGGCGCTCCAAAGGACCGCACACCCGAACGGTTGTGACCGCCGTTGGTCCGATTGAGCTGGAGCGGAGGTATTTCCACTGCCCCACTTGCGGGCAAGGCGAGTTCGGAGCCGATCGCGGGCTGGGCCTCAGCGGCTACGTCACCCCGGGCGCCTGTCGGATGGCCGTCTTGCTGGGCGTCCAACAGTCCTTCGCCAAAGCCGAAGTGACTCTGGCCGAGGTGGTCGGCTGGGAATTGGACGACAACACCATCCGGCAACTCTGCCACGCCACGGCGGCCCAGGCCACCGCCACCCGGCAACACCGCTCGACCGCTGAAGTCTTCACCCGAGCCCAAGCCGCGGCCAGGACCGAGCGGCCGGTGGACAGCGAGTTGCACATCGACGCGGGCAAGGTCAACACTGTGGAGGACGGTTGGCGGGATCTCAAGATGGCCGTTTTTGCCCGGCGCGAGCGAAGTGCGCCGACCACGGCGATGGACTGGGAGGGACGCGACCTGCCAACCCCGTTGGCGCGGTCGGTGATCGCGGCCGTGGAGGAGGCGAGCCTGTTCGGGAAGCGGTGTCACGACGAGGCCACGCGACTGGAGTGGACCGATTCGAGCCAAATGACGGTACTGGGGGATGGGGCCGAGTGGTTGTGGAACGTGTCCGAGCAGCACTTCCGTGACGCGACCCAGGTCCTCGACTTCTGGCATGGGGCGGAGTACCTCGCCAGCGGGGCGAAGGCGGTGTTCGGTCCCGGGGTCCAAGCCGCGACGGCGTTTGTCCGGGGCAAGTCGAAGCTGCTGGAAGACGGATATCCCGGGTTGGTGGACTGGATCGGAGAACTGACCGGGCAGATGCCCGCCGGAGGCGACGGAGCCGCCTTGGGCGGCGTATTGAATTACTTTTGTGGCCAACAGGGGCGGTTGAATTATGCGGTGCGTTTGCGGCGGGGGCAGTCGATTGGAAGCGGGTTGGTGGAGGGAACGGTTAAGCAATTGCTCAACATCAGAATGAAACAAACTGGGGCGAGATGGAATCTGGGGCATGTGGCACCGTTTGTCGAACTGGGGGCATTAGCAGCGGGGCCGGAGTGGAAGGGGTTTTGGGAAAACCAATAA